A stretch of the Pan troglodytes isolate AG18354 chromosome 20, NHGRI_mPanTro3-v2.0_pri, whole genome shotgun sequence genome encodes the following:
- the LOC455775 gene encoding elongation factor 1-delta: protein MATNFLAHEKIWFDKFKYDDAERRFYQQMNGPVAGASRQENGASVILHDIVRARENIQKSLAGSSGPGASSGPSGDHSELVVRIASLEVENQSLRGVVQELQQAISKLEAQLNVLEKSSPGHRATAPQTQHVSPMRQVESPAKKPATPAEDDEDDDIDLFGSDNEEEDKEAAQLREEWLRQYAEKKAKKPALVAKSSILLDVKLWDDETDMAQLEACVRSIELDGLVWGTSKLVPVGYGIRKLQIQCVVEDDKVGTDLLEEEITKFEEHVQSVDIAAFNKI from the coding sequence ATGGCTACAAACTTCCTAGCACATGAGAAGATCTGGTTTGACAAGTTCAAATATGACGACGCAGAAAGGAGATTCTACCAGCAGATGAACGGGCCTGTGGCAGGTGCCTCCCGCCAGGAGAACGGTGCCAGCGTGATCCTCCATGACATTGTGAGAGCCAGAGAGAACATCCAGAAATCCCTGGCTGGAAGCTCAGGCCCCGGGGCCTCCAGTGGCCCCAGCGGAGACCACAGCGAGCTCGTTGTCCGGATCGCCAGTCTGGAAGTGGAGAACCAGAGCCTGCGTGGCGTGGTACAGGAGCTGCAGCAGGCCATCTCcaagctggaggcccagctgAACGTGCTGGAGAAGAGCTCGCCTGGCCACCGGGCCACGGCCCCGCAGACCCAGCACGTGTCTCCCATGCGCCAAGTGGAGTCCCCGGCCAAGAAGCCAGCCACACCAGCAGAGGATGACGAGGATGATGACATTGACCTGTTTGGCAGCGACAATGAGGAGGAGGACAAGGAGGCGGCACAGCTGCGGGAGGAGTGGCTACGGCAGTACGCGGAGAAGAAGGCCAAGAAGCCTGCACTAGTGGCCAAGTCCTCCATCCTGCTGGATGTCAAGCTTTGGGACGATGAGACGGACATGGCCCAGCTGGAGGCCTGTGTGCGCTCTATCGAGCTGGACGGGCTGGTCTGGGGGACCTCCAAGCTGGTGCCCGTGGGCTACGGTATCCGGAAGCTACAGATTCAGTGTGTGGTGGAGGACGACAAGGTGGGGACAGACTTGCTGGAGGAGGAGATCACTAAATTTGAGGAGCACGTGCAGAGTGTCGATATCGCAGCTTTCAACAAGATCTGA